The following is a genomic window from Janibacter sp. DB-40.
CGACGTCACGTGAAGGAGGCTCTCCTGCAAGGTATTCGCAGTACCACCCGGGCGAGGACCGCCGAGCGGGGGAGGGAGCCCACCAGCCACGAGTCCACGCCGACGCCCGGGTTGTCCCCCTCGACCCACCACCGGTCGGTGTCCGCCGGGTCGGGGCCGGTGACGCGCTTGACCGACACCGGCCGGGGCGCTCCGTGCGCGTCGCGGGGGAGACGGACGATCGCCAGCGAGCCGACCCGGGCCGGGGCGCCCCAGAGCACGAGCAGCAGGTCGCCCTCGCGCAGGGTCGGCTCCATCGAGGCGCCGACGACGCGTGCCAGTCCGGGGCGGATCATGCCCGCATCGTAGGTGTCGGTTACCGGATTAGCTTGCTGTACGTGACCGCCGAGCCGCTGACGTAGCCGGTGCGGAGGGCACCGACCCGGGCCTTGATCCTCTTCCCCCGGTCGATCCGCTTGACCGTGTACGTCTTGGCGGTCGCCCCCGTGATCGGGTTGCCGTTGCGGTACCACCGGTAGCGGTAGCTCGAGGGCTTCGGGGTCCATGCCCCGACCCTGGCGGTCAGGGTCCGCCCCACAGCGGGCGTCCCGCTGATGTACGGACGGGTCGTTAAGTGGATCGGGATGCCGACGCGGTAGGAGGTGGAGGACTTGTTCTTGTACCCGGCACGCTTGGCCGTGACCCTCACCTTGAGGTAGCGGCCGGCATCGGCGGTCTTCGGTGTGTAGGTGCGCGCGGTGGCTCCCGTGATCGCGACACCATTGCGGAACCACCGGTAGCCGTAGGACGTCGGGGTCGGGGACCAGGAGCCGTTCGAGGTGGTGAGCAGCTTGCCGACCCCCCGCGTGCCGGTGATCTTCGGCACCGCCGTGTTGGTGAAGAGGCGCAGCGTCGCGTTGTACGAGATCGTCACGACCGCCTGGCTGCTGCTCGTCGAGACCGTCGTGACCTTGACGCGGCCGTCGTGGCTGGAGAAGGTCTTGCCGGCGGTCAGGACCCCGTTGGCGTCCGGCGCCGAGTTGGGTGTCGGGTCGAGCAGCACGCTCGCTCCGGAGAGGCCGTTGTAGCGCAGGATGCGCACCCCCGGCACCGCCGCGGTGGGGGTGTAGGCATCGCGCCCGGAGGCGGTGCGGTACTCCACGTAGTAGGTCGTCCCGGTGATCGAGTTGGTCACCTTCGCTGCGCGGATGCCGGCGCGACCTGACAGCGGCTTGAGGGTGACGGAGGTGGTTCCCGCGCCGACGGTCACGGCGGCGACGCTCTCGAGGGTCCCGACCTTCAGTGCCTGCGGCGTGGACAGCATCGCTGCCGAGCTCGGTCCGGAGTAGCTCATGACGTCGAAGCCGTCCTCGTACTCGTACTCGGTGCAGTCCGAGGGCCACCAGTCGTCGACGAGCCGGGAGTCGGTGCGTCCGGCGCACACCAGCCAGTTGGCGTGGCCGAAGGACATGTTGTGCCCGAGCTCGTGGGCGAGCACCGGCCAGGCGGTGTCGGAGACGGAGAGCATGCCCCCGTCGTTGGGCCCGGACCCGAGGGTGCCGTACCCGTACCCGCACCCGGCGCCCGTCGCCGACCGGGGGAAGTTGAGCACGAGGCTGGCGTTGTCCACCCAGGACCACCCGAGGCGGTCGGCGGCCTCACTCCAGTAGTCGAAGGGGCTCGCGGTCGAGCAGCTGTGCACGGAGGTGTACTGGGCTCGCATCGTCGGGGCGCCGATCTGCAGCGTCGAGCGGGAGTTGTCCTGCCAGTACGAGTCGGTCGAGGCCACCTGCCCGGTCGCGGTCGCGCTCGTCACGGGCTCGCGGGTCAGGCCCTTCGGCGTGACGGCGACGTAGGTGATCGTGCGCGTCGCGGGGGTGTAGGTCGCGGCGGCCGGCGCCGCGGCCGCGACGACCTCGGTCACCTCCAGCTCCGGGGAGTCGGGGGCCAGGGCCGCGGCGGCCGTGGCCCGGCCCAGCGCGGACCCGAGGGGCGAAGGGGTGTCGTCCGAGGCCGCGTCGACGTCACCGGGGTCGAGCTCGTGGGTGCTGGGGGTGCCCACGGGACCGGGGATGCGCAGGGTGCGGCCGTCCTCGGCGGCGTCGACGACCTGCTGTGGCACGGCGACGTCGAGGCTGACCCGGCTGCCGGGCAGGATCGTGTCCAGGGTCTCGCCGGAGACCGGGAGCACCCGGTCGTCGACCCGCACGGCGTGCCACTGGCGCTCGCCGCGGCGCTCGACCGCGGTGCTGAGCAGGTCACCGGAGACCCGGATCCGCGCGTCGGTGGCGGTGGATGCCTCGGGTGCGGCGGGTGTTGCCGACTGGGCCGGCGCGGAGGCCAGCAGTGCCCCGACGAGGGACGTGGCGACGAGGCTCGCGAAGGCGGTTGACCGGCGCATGGCGCGCTCCCGGGGTGTGAGACCTGGATAGGAAACAGGGAGCGTGCGGGGACGAGCGCTCGACGTTGAGAGAAGAGTAGTCCTGTCGTCCTCGTGCACGCCACATGCCTACGGGACACCGGCGTGGTCATGCGCCGAACGGTCCCCGCACGTGTGGGATGATTGCCAGCGGCTCACCAGCCGCCCACCGTGACCACACCCGGTCGCCCCAGGGCGTTCTTGATCCTTTCGATTCTCCGAGGTTTGTCTGCCGTGTCTGCGTCCGAGCCCACCACCACCCACGACCTCACTGCCCCGCAGTTCGTCGCCCACGAGGGCGGCAAGGTCGAGGTACGGGCGACGAAGCCGCTCGAGGGGCAGGAGGACCTCTCCCTCCTCTACACGCCCGGTGTGGCCGACGTCTGCCTGGCGATCGAGGAGGACCCCTCCCTCTCGCGCCGCTTCACCGCCCGCAACAACACCGTCGCGGTCATCACCGACGGCACCGCGGTGCTCGGCCTGGGTGACATCGGCCCGCTCGCGGCGATGCCGGTCATGGAGGGCAAGGCCGTCCTCTTCAAGCACTTCGCCGGCGTCGACGCCATCCCGGTGTGCCTGGAGTCCGGGTCGGTCGACGACCTCGTCGACACCATCGCCCGCATGGCGCCCAGTTTCGGCGGCATCAACCTCGAGGACATCTCGGCGCCGCGGTGCTTCGACCTGGAGCGGCGGCTGCGCGAGCGGCTGGAGATCCCCGTCTTCCACGACGACCAGCACGGCACCGCGATCGTCGTGCTCGCCGGCCTGATCAACGCCTGCCGCGTCGTCGAGCGCACCATCGGCTCGCTCAGCGTCGTCGTCGGCGGTGCCGGCGCGGCCGGTGTCGCGGTGACCCAGCTGCTGCAGCTGGCCGGCGTCACCGACATCGTCGTGTGCGACTCCCGCGGCATCATCGGCAAGCACCGCCACGACCTGGTCACCCACAAGGAGATGCTCGCCGCGACGACGAATGTCTCCGGCAAGACCGGCACGATGGCCGACGCGCTCAAGGGCGCCGACGTCTACATCGGCGTCTCCGGGGGCACCGTCCCCGAGGAGCAGGTCGCGTCGATGGCCGAGGGGCCGATGATCTTCGCGCTGGCCAACCCCACGCCCGAGGTCCACCCGGACATCGCGCACAAGTACGCCTCGATCGTGGCCACGGGTCGCAGCGACTTCCCGAACCAGATCAACAACGTGCTCGCCTTCCCCGGCATCTTCCGCGGGGCGCTCGACGCCGGTGGTGTGCAGATCAGCGAGGAGATGAAGCTCGCCGCCGCGCGCGCCATCGCCGACCTCGTCGAGGAGCCGACCGCCGACTGCATCGTGCCTCCCGTCTTCCAGGAGGGCGTTGCCGAGGCCGTCGCCGCCGCCGTGGCGGCCCACGCCAACTGACCCCCGGGCCACACCCCGGCCCCATGTCGGCCCCCCTTCGGTTCAGGGCGAAGGGGGGTCGTCTTGGGGCCGGGGCGTGCACCGCCCCGCAGGGAGCACCGGGAGCAGTAATCTTGACTCGTGCTGCGGTACCTGATCGTGGCGGCGGCTGTGCTGGCCCTCGTGGCCACGGCCGTGGTCGTTCTTCGGCCCGGTGACGGGGGCAGTGGCCCGCCGCCGGCTGCCGGGCAGCGCCCGCCGAGCGAGCCGACGACCGGGCAGCGCACACCGAGCGAACAGGTCACCGGGCAGCGCGCACCAACCAGTGACAGTGGTGAGCGCTTCGTCTGGTCGGTCAGCGACGACCGTCGCCATCTCGTCGACCAGCACGGCGATCCCGTCCTCGTGCGCGGGGACTCGCCGTGGTCGTTGATGACGGACCTGACCCCGGACGAGGCGGAGACCTACTTCGCTGACCGTGGGGACAGGGACGTCAACGCGGTGATCGTCTCCCTGCTCGGGGCCGTCGCCAACGGCGCGCCGCACGACGACGGCTCGACGGTGGACGGGTTGGCCCCCTTCGTCGAAGGGGATGTCACCGAGTGGAGTCCGGACTACTGGGGCCGGGCCCACGACTACGTCGCTCGTGCCGAGCGGCACGGGATCACGGTGATGCTCTACCCCATCGACTCGTGGGTCTGGGGCAAGGCCTTCACCCCTGACGGGATGCAGCAGTGCCGGACGTACGGGCGGCAGGTCGCCGAGCACTTCGCCGACCTGCCGAACATCGTGTGGATGGCCGGCGGCGACTACTACCCGGCGAGCGACGCGCCGGGTGAGATCGACCGGTGTGTGGCGGCGGTGCGTGAGGGGATGCGTGACGTCGGCGATCAGCGTCCCTTCACCATGCAGCTCGGCGCGGCCGGCCCGGTCGTCACGACCGACCACCCGTGGTGGCGCCGGGGCGTGGACTGGAACTTCGTCTACACCTACGACCCGACCCACGCGGCCGTGGCACGGGCGTACAGCCACCAACCGCCGGTGCCGACGCTGCTGGGGGAGGCGAACTACGAGCGGGAGAACAACCAGGGCAACCAGCCGACCACGAGCGAGACCCTGCGCCGGCAGGTGGCCTGGGCGCTGACCAGCGGTGCGGTGGGGGACTTCTACGGCTCGTCCGACTGGGGGTTCGCCCCGGGTTGGCAGGAGCGCCTGGGCTCGCCGGGGCTGGCGGACGTGGGGCACGTGCGGGATGTCTTCGCCGGTGTGGAGTGGTGGCGGTTGGTGCCGGATGCGAAGGGGGCATTCCTCACCGGTGGCAGGGGAGAGGCGTGGGAGCGCGGCGACGTCCTCGACAGCGATCTCGCGACCGCGACGATCGCGCCCGACGGCTCGGTCGCGGTGGTCTACGTGCCGACCCAGCGCACGATCACCATCGAGACCGGTGCGCTCGCGGACGACGTGTCGGCCTCGTGGGTGGACCCGTCGACGGGGCAGACGCAGCCCGCCGGAGTGCAGCCGCAGTACCGGACGCCGGGGCAGAACGGGGACGGTGACGGGGACTGGCTTCTCGTCTTCACCTCTCCCGGATGACCGGTTGGTGCTCGCCGAGCACCCCCCAACAACACCTCAAAAAGCCATCACGAAGTACTTGGCACTCTCAAGGCGAGAGTGCTAAATTTCTGCTGTCGGTACAGGGAGGCGCCACCCCCGCGGGGCGGTGGGTGGCCCACATTGTTGGAGGTGACCTTTGATGATGCGCACTGATGGATTCAACGAGCTGGATGCCTTGGCCCAGGGGTTGCTGGGTGGGCGCTCGACGCCGCGATCGCCGCAGTTCATGCCGGTCGACGTCTACCGCATGGAGGACCAGTACGTGGTCCACGCGGACCTGCCGGGCATGGACCCGGGCAGCATCGACGTCAACATGGGACGTGGCGTGCTGACACTGACCGCGCACCGCACGGCGCCGCCGGAGGAGCGCGTGCAGTGGCTGACCAGTGAGCGGTTCTCGGGCAGCTACCGCCGCCAGATCACCTTCGGGGACGACATCGACCCCGACCAGGTCAAGGCGAACTACGACAACGGGGTGCTGACGGTGACCCTGCCGCTGAACTCGCGTGCAATGCCCCGCCAGATCTCCGTCGAGAGCAAGGGGGCCGAGCCCATGGAGGTGTCTGCCTCCAGCAGCGAGCAGCAGCGGATCGACAGCTGAGTCCGGGCCCCGAGGCAGAGCGGCCCCGCCGAGATGGCGGGGCCGCTCTGTGTGTGTCGGCGCCGGGACGAAGGGGGTCGCTCAGTCCTCGACCGCGCGGATCCCCTTCAGGACGGTCTCGGCGACCTCCGGGCGGCAGACGACGAGGTCGGGCAGGTAGGGGTTTTCGTTGTTGTAGACCAGCTCCGAGCCGTCGATGCGGCTGGTGTGGAGGCCGTGGGCGCGGGCCACGGCGACCGGTGCCGCGGAGTCCCACTCGTACTGGCCGCCGGCGTGCACATAGGCGTCGGCGATGCCGTCGAGGACGGACATGGCCTTCACCCCGGCCGAGCCCATCTCGACGAGGTCGGCGCCGAGGTGGTCGGCCAGTCGGGTGACGAACTCCGGCGGCCGGCTCCGGCTCACGGCGAGGCGAAGGGGGTCGCCCGCCGCCCCCTTCGCCGGCTCGCTCTCGGCGCTCGAGTAGGTCACGCCCCGGGCCGGGCGGCCCACCGCCCCGGCGACGAGCTCGCCGTCCTGCCACAGGGCGACGTGCACCGCCCAGTCGTCCCGCTCGGCCTCGCTGAACTCGCGGGTGCCGTCCAGCGGGTCGACGATCCACACCCGCTGCGCGGACAGCCGTGCGTGGTCGTCGGCACCCTCCTCGGACAGCACGGCGTCGTCGGGGCGGGCCGTGGCCAGCTCGGCCATGAGGAAGTCGTGCGAGACCCGATCGCCGATGTCCTTCAGCTCCTTCGGGTCGGTGCCCGCGTGCTCCTCACGGGTGCGCAGCAGCAGCCCGCCGGCTGCCGTCGCCAGCTCGGCGGCGAGGGTGTGGTCGTCAGTCATTGGTGTGTCCTTGTCGTTGCTTGAGTCGTTCCGCGGCGGCCTGCAGGCCTTCCTCACGGGTGCTGGGGAAGGGGGGAAGTCCGTGCGCCCTGCGCACCGCGCCCCACACGATGGGTCCGAGCACCAGCAGTGACGCTCCGACGATCCCGACCCACACCGGGGGCAGGCCCAGCATGCCCAGCCCGGTCAGCGACAGCACGATCGCGATGCCGCGGCGCACGACGTTCTGCTGCACCCACGAGGCCAGCCGCGCACCGAGGTAGGTGCCGGGGGCGCCGCCGATGATCAGCGGCAGCAGGATGGACCAGTCGACGCCCTCGTAGATGACGTGACCGATGGCTGCGGCGATCACGAGGGGGATGGCCTGCACGAGGTCGGTGCCCACCAGCCGGTTGGGAGCCAGCCGGGGGTAGAGCATGAGCAGGGCGACCATGATCAGCGAGCCGGACCCGACACTGGTCAGGCCGACGAGGAGGCCGCCCAGGGCGCCGACGATGATCGTGGGGACGACCCGCAGCGTGGGGTTGTCGTCGGTGTAGGGGGTGCCTCCCTCGCTGGCGACCTGGATGTTGTGGCGCATGTTGAGCAGGGTCCGCAGGACATAGGTGGCCGCTGCCAGCAGCAGCGCGACACCGATGGCCATCTTCACGAAGGACTGCTGCTCCTCGGGGGAGCCGACCTGGTTGATCAGCCACCCTCCCGCCGCGGCCGTGGGGACCGACCCCAGGACGAGCAGCCCGGCGAGCTTCACGTCGGGGGAGCCGTGCTTGAGGTGCGCTGCCGCGCCGACGGTCTTGTTGACGGCGGCGGCGACGAGGTCGTTGGCCACGGCGGTGGTCGGCGGGATGCCGAGGAAGATCAGCGCCGGGGTCATCAGGGCGCCACCGCCCATACCCGTCAGGCCGATGACGATGCCGACGGTGAAGGCGACGAACAGCAGGGAGGCGATGTCCCCCATCAGATCGTCCACTCCGGCTGGGTCGGGTCGGCGAGGTGGCCGCGCTCACGCAGCAGGTCGAGCACGCGGTCGCGGGCCTCGTCGATGCTGATCGAGGAGGTGTCGAGGTCGAGATCGGCGTCCGTGGGCGCCTCGTAGGGGGCACTCACACCGGTGAAGTCCTTGATCTCTCCTGCCTGCGCCTTGGCGTACAGGCCCTTGCGGTCACGCCGGGCGCACTCCTCGACCGGGGTGCTGACATGGATCAGGACGAAGTCGCCGCCGCGATCGGTCGCCATCGCCCGCACGGCCTTGCGGGTGGAGTCGTAGGGCGCGATGGGGGAGCAAATCGCCGCGCCCCCGTGGTAGGCGATCTCGGCCGCGACCCAGCCGATGCGCCGGATGTTGGTCTCGCGGTCCTCGGGGGAGAAGGTCAGCCCCGCCGAGAGGTGCCGACGCACGACATCGCCGTCGAGGATCGAGACGGGGCGGCCGTCCTCCTCCAGGATCGCCTCGCGCACCGCACGGGCCACCGTCGACTTGCCCGAGCCGGACAGCCCGGTGAAGAAGAGGACGAGTCCACCGGACTCACCGGTCCGGTCCATCGTGCGCGTACCGGGCAGCCGGGTGGTGTGGGTGCCGAGCCAGGCGACGGCACCGGGGGCGTAGGCGGAGACCACCTCGTCCTGCAGCTCGGGGTCGGTCGCGGCGATCCTCGGGTCGAGCGGGACGGCGACGACACGCGCGTCCGTCAGGCCCTTGGCGACCTCGAGGCTGCGGCGCAGGAGATTGACCCCGCGGGTGTAGGGCGACATCGTCGGGCCGCACAGGACGAGCAGCAGGACGGGCCGGCCAGTGCTGATGTTGCGGATCTCGGTGATGTCGTTCCGGTTCAGGCGTCGGTCGACGACGACCGTCAGCGTCTCCTCGGTCGCGGTCGCGCGCACCTGGGCGGGGGAGAGGTAGAGGCGCTCGTAGGGCCGGGGGGAACCGTTGCCCAGCCACTCCGGCGTCCCCGTCGGTCCCTCGTCGCCGATCTGCTCCGGCGAGAACCGGGCGATCGGGACACCCTCGGGGTCCACGATCTCCAGCCCGTCGCGCTGCGCCGCTCGACGGACGTCGTCGTCGATCGCGAGCGCCGGTCCCGTCGAGGCGGAGGCCCCCACCCTGAGCCGCTCGAGGGCATCGAGCTGGTCGAAGGGGGGACAGTACTGCTGGGCGCGGGCGGATCCGGTCACGTCACGGATTGTGACAGGTCGACACCCCACCATGTCCAAGTGACTCGCTGGGAGATGAATGCCGGGCCAGCGCGTCGACACGGTGCTCGACGGGTATGGTTGGCCGCGATCCGTGTCCCCTGCCGTGAGAGAGACGATGTCCACGCATGCCGACTACCGGCTGAGTCATCTGGACCAGCTCGAGGCCGAGTCCATCCACATCTTCCGTGAGGTCGCGGCCGAGTTCGAGAAGCCGGTGCTGATGTTCTCCGGCGGCAAGGACTCCATCGTGATGCTCCGCCTGGCGGAGAAGGCGTTCTACCCGGCGCGGGTGCCCTTCCCGGTGCTGCAGGTGGCCACGGGGTACGACTTCCCCGAGGTGCTGGCTACGCGCGACCGCTGGGTGGAGCGGCTCGGGGTGCGCCTGCACGAGGCGTCGGTGGAGCAGGCCATCGCCGACGGCGTCGTCGTCGACGATGGCAAGACCCCACGCAACCGCCTGCAGATCGGCACCCTGCTGCACGCCATCGAGTCCGAGGGCTACACCGCCGCCTTCGGCGGCGGCCGTCGCGATGAGGAGAAGGCGCGGGCCAAGGAGCGGGTCTTCTCCCACCGCGACGACTTCGGCCAGTGGGACCCGAAGAACCAGCGCCCGGAGCTGTGGACGCTCTACAACGGTCAGCTGCACGAGGGCGAGCACATGCGTGTCTTCCCGCTGAGCAACTGGACCGAGCTGGACATCTGGCACTACATCGCCCGCGAGGACATCGACATCCCCTCGATCTACTACGCACACAAGCGACGCGTCTTCGAGCGGGGCGGGATGCTCTTCACCGAGAGCGAGTACAACCCCTGCCGCGAGGGCGAGACCGTCACCGAGCGCACCGTGCGCTTCCGCACCGTCGGCGACCTGACTCTGACCGGCTGCCTGGAGTCCGAAGCAGACACCGTGGAGAAGGTCATCGAGGAGGTGGCCGCCTCGCGCGTGACCGAGCGTGGCGCCACCCGTGGCGATGACAAGTTCTCCGAGGCCGCGATGGAAGACCGCAAGAAGCTGGGGTATTTCTGATGATGGACGACCGTATGGACATGCTCCGCTTCGCGACGGCCGGCTCCGTCGACGACGGCAAGTCGACCCTGATCGGGCGACTGCTGCTCGACAGCAAGGCGATCTTCGAGGACCAGATGGAGTCCGTCGAGAAGACGAGCAAGGACAAGGGCTTCGACTACACCGACCTCGCGCTCCTGACCGACGGGCTGCGGTCCGAGCGCGAGCAGGGCATCACGATCGATGTGGCCTACCGCTACTTCGCGACGCCGAAGCGCAAGTTCATCATCGCCGACACCCCGGGGCACGTGCAGTACACCCGCAACATGGTCACCGGGGCGTCGACCTCCGACCTCGGTCTGGTCCTCGTGGACGCGCGGCACGGGCTGACCGAGCAGTCGCGTCGGCACGCGGTGCTGCTGTCGCTGCTGCGGGTGCCGCACCTGGTGCTCGCGGTGAACAAGATGGACCTGGTCGACTACTCCGAAGAGGTCTACAACCGGATCTACAAGGAGTTCACCGCCTTCGCCGGCAAGCTGAACATCCCGGACCTGGCCGTGATCCCGATCTCGGCGCTGCAGGGCGACAACGTCGTCAACCGCAGTGAGAACATGCCCTGGTACCAGGGCACCAGCCTGTTGCACCACTTGGAGAACGTGCACATCGCCTCCGACCGCGACCTGCGGGATGTCCGCTTCCCGGTGCAGTACGTGATCCGCCCGAAGTCGGACGAGTTCCACGACTACCGCGGATATGCCGGCCAGGTGGCCGGTGGCGTGCTCAAGCCAGGCGACGAGGTCGTGGTCCTGCCCAGCGGAATGACGAGCACGATCGAGGGGATCGACCTGCACGAGGAGAAGCTCGACGAGGCGTACCCGCCCATGTCGGTGACCGTGCGCCTGCGGGACGACCTCGACGTCAGCCGTGGCGACATGATCGCCCGGGTGAACAACCAGCCTGAGCCGATCCAAGACATCGACGCGATGATCTGCTGGATGTCGCCGACCCCGATGCGGCCCAAGCAGAAGCTCGCGATCAAGCACACTACGAAGACGGCCCGCACCATCATCAAGGAGGTGCAGTACCGCCTCGACGTGAACTCGCTGCACCGCGACCCGGACGCCGGTGAGCTGATGCTCAATGAGATCGGACGGGTGAAGTTGCGGTCAGCGCAGCCGTTGCTGGTCGACCCCTACGAGCAGAACCGCACGACTGGGTCGTTCATCCTCATTGATGAGGCAACGGGCGTCACCGTCGGCGCAGGAATGATCAACGCGTAGTGGCACCCGCTGCTGCAGCTCAATTGGAACGGAGAAGCATGGCTGACGTCGCGATCATGGGGCAGGGATATGTTGGCCTGCCCTTGGCGTACGAAGCGAGCAAGGTGGGCACACAGGTCCTCGGTTTCGACATCAGCCAAGGCATCGTCGATGCCCTCAATTCCGGGACGTCCCACATCGACGACCTCTCCGACGAGGACATCCGGAGCATGGTGGATGCGGGCTATCAGGCCACCTGCGATGCCGGACGTCTCGCCGAGGCCTCGACGATCGTCATCTGCGTACCGACGCCCCTCTCCGAGGACGGCGGCCCCGATCTCGGGCCGATCAACGCCGCCGTGCACACCGTGTCAGAGCACCTTCGCTCCGGCCAGACGGTCATTCTCGAGTCCACGACGTACCCGGGTACCACGGACGAGGTGGTTCGTCCGGTGCTCGAGCAGGGTGGCCTGGTCGCGGGGAAGGACTTCCACCTCGCCTTCTCACCGGAGCGCATCGATCCGGGCAACGAAAAGTTCGGCGCCAAGAACACTCCCAAGGTCGTCGGTGGACACACCCCGGCGTGCGCCGACGCGGCGGCGGCCTTCTATGGCTCCTTCGTCGACACGGTGGTGCGCGCCAAGGGGACCCGCGAGGCCGAGACCGCAAAGTTGCTGGAGAACACCTACCGGCACATCAACATCGCCCTGGTGAACGAGATGGCGCGCTTCTGCCACGATCTGGGCATCGACCTGTGGGACGTGATCGCGGCCGCGAAGACGAAGCCGTTCGGCTTCCAAGCGTTCTATCCGGGCCCGGGCGTCGGTGGACACTGCATCCCGATCGATCCCAATTATCTCTCCCACAGCGTCCGGTCGAAGCTGGGCTACCCCTTCCGTTTCGTCGAGCTGGCCCAAGAGATCAATGCGACGATGCCTGCGTACATCGTCCAGCGTGTCTATGACCTCCTCAATGAGGACTGCAAACCTTTGCGCGGGTCCACGGTGCTCCTGCTCGGTGTCACGTACAAGCCGAACATTGCCGACCAACGCGAGTCGCCGGCCGTGCCGCTGGCGCAGCAACTCATCGCGAAGGGGGCCGACGTGAGGTTTTTCGACCCCAAGGTGTTGGAGTGGTCCGCAGTGCCGGAGGCGCGCCGTGTTGACAGCGTCGAGACGGCAGTGACCGAGGCCGACCTGACCATCCTCGTGCAGAATCACCGGTCATTCGATGTCGACGCCCTTGCTCTCAAGGCGCAACGGTTCTTCGACACTCGAGGCGTGGCGGCCGATGGTGACAAGGTGCAGCGCCTCTAGGCCTCTGCGTCCCGCACCATTTCGATTGCAAGGAGTTCGACACCTGTGACACCTCTTGTCCTGCACGTGACCGGTGCGCGTCCCAACTTCCCCAAGGCGGCACCGGTGCTGGAGGGGCTCGCGGCGTATGACGTGGAGCAACTCCTGGTGCACACGGGTCAGCACTACGACGACAAGATGTCCGAGATCTTCTTCCGGCAGCTGGGTATCCCGAAGCCGGACGTGAACCTCGGCGTGGGCTCCGGCGCCCACGGAGCCCAGACCGCGAAGGTGATGGAGGCCCTGGAGGCCCTGTTCACGGAGCGTCGTCCCGATCTCGTGGTGGTCTACGGGGATGTGAACTCCACTGTCGCCGCGGCGCTCGTGGCATCGAAGATGGGCATCACCTTCGCCCACGTCGAAGCGGGCCTGCGTTCCTTCGACATGACGATGCCCGAGGAGATCAACCGTCTGGTCACCGACCGACTCTCCGATCTGCTGCTGACCACGAGCACGGATGCGATCGGCCACCTGGGCAACGAGGGCACCGACCCGGACAAGATTCACTTCGTGGGCAACCCGATGATCGACACGTTGCTGAAGAACAGGCACCGCTTCGACGCCGACGCCGTGGGCAAAGACGTCGGTATCGAGGGTGACTACATCGTGGCCACCCT
Proteins encoded in this region:
- a CDS encoding S26 family signal peptidase, with product MIRPGLARVVGASMEPTLREGDLLLVLWGAPARVGSLAIVRLPRDAHGAPRPVSVKRVTGPDPADTDRWWVEGDNPGVGVDSWLVGSLPRSAVLARVVLRIPCRRASFT
- a CDS encoding NADP-dependent malic enzyme codes for the protein MSASEPTTTHDLTAPQFVAHEGGKVEVRATKPLEGQEDLSLLYTPGVADVCLAIEEDPSLSRRFTARNNTVAVITDGTAVLGLGDIGPLAAMPVMEGKAVLFKHFAGVDAIPVCLESGSVDDLVDTIARMAPSFGGINLEDISAPRCFDLERRLRERLEIPVFHDDQHGTAIVVLAGLINACRVVERTIGSLSVVVGGAGAAGVAVTQLLQLAGVTDIVVCDSRGIIGKHRHDLVTHKEMLAATTNVSGKTGTMADALKGADVYIGVSGGTVPEEQVASMAEGPMIFALANPTPEVHPDIAHKYASIVATGRSDFPNQINNVLAFPGIFRGALDAGGVQISEEMKLAAARAIADLVEEPTADCIVPPVFQEGVAEAVAAAVAAHAN
- a CDS encoding DUF4038 domain-containing protein, which produces MLRYLIVAAAVLALVATAVVVLRPGDGGSGPPPAAGQRPPSEPTTGQRTPSEQVTGQRAPTSDSGERFVWSVSDDRRHLVDQHGDPVLVRGDSPWSLMTDLTPDEAETYFADRGDRDVNAVIVSLLGAVANGAPHDDGSTVDGLAPFVEGDVTEWSPDYWGRAHDYVARAERHGITVMLYPIDSWVWGKAFTPDGMQQCRTYGRQVAEHFADLPNIVWMAGGDYYPASDAPGEIDRCVAAVREGMRDVGDQRPFTMQLGAAGPVVTTDHPWWRRGVDWNFVYTYDPTHAAVARAYSHQPPVPTLLGEANYERENNQGNQPTTSETLRRQVAWALTSGAVGDFYGSSDWGFAPGWQERLGSPGLADVGHVRDVFAGVEWWRLVPDAKGAFLTGGRGEAWERGDVLDSDLATATIAPDGSVAVVYVPTQRTITIETGALADDVSASWVDPSTGQTQPAGVQPQYRTPGQNGDGDGDWLLVFTSPG
- a CDS encoding Hsp20/alpha crystallin family protein, producing MMRTDGFNELDALAQGLLGGRSTPRSPQFMPVDVYRMEDQYVVHADLPGMDPGSIDVNMGRGVLTLTAHRTAPPEERVQWLTSERFSGSYRRQITFGDDIDPDQVKANYDNGVLTVTLPLNSRAMPRQISVESKGAEPMEVSASSSEQQRIDS
- a CDS encoding 3'(2'),5'-bisphosphate nucleotidase CysQ, which produces MTDDHTLAAELATAAGGLLLRTREEHAGTDPKELKDIGDRVSHDFLMAELATARPDDAVLSEEGADDHARLSAQRVWIVDPLDGTREFSEAERDDWAVHVALWQDGELVAGAVGRPARGVTYSSAESEPAKGAAGDPLRLAVSRSRPPEFVTRLADHLGADLVEMGSAGVKAMSVLDGIADAYVHAGGQYEWDSAAPVAVARAHGLHTSRIDGSELVYNNENPYLPDLVVCRPEVAETVLKGIRAVED
- a CDS encoding sulfite exporter TauE/SafE family protein: MDDLMGDIASLLFVAFTVGIVIGLTGMGGGALMTPALIFLGIPPTTAVANDLVAAAVNKTVGAAAHLKHGSPDVKLAGLLVLGSVPTAAAGGWLINQVGSPEEQQSFVKMAIGVALLLAAATYVLRTLLNMRHNIQVASEGGTPYTDDNPTLRVVPTIIVGALGGLLVGLTSVGSGSLIMVALLMLYPRLAPNRLVGTDLVQAIPLVIAAAIGHVIYEGVDWSILLPLIIGGAPGTYLGARLASWVQQNVVRRGIAIVLSLTGLGMLGLPPVWVGIVGASLLVLGPIVWGAVRRAHGLPPFPSTREEGLQAAAERLKQRQGHTND
- the cysC gene encoding adenylyl-sulfate kinase — translated: MTGSARAQQYCPPFDQLDALERLRVGASASTGPALAIDDDVRRAAQRDGLEIVDPEGVPIARFSPEQIGDEGPTGTPEWLGNGSPRPYERLYLSPAQVRATATEETLTVVVDRRLNRNDITEIRNISTGRPVLLLVLCGPTMSPYTRGVNLLRRSLEVAKGLTDARVVAVPLDPRIAATDPELQDEVVSAYAPGAVAWLGTHTTRLPGTRTMDRTGESGGLVLFFTGLSGSGKSTVARAVREAILEEDGRPVSILDGDVVRRHLSAGLTFSPEDRETNIRRIGWVAAEIAYHGGAAICSPIAPYDSTRKAVRAMATDRGGDFVLIHVSTPVEECARRDRKGLYAKAQAGEIKDFTGVSAPYEAPTDADLDLDTSSISIDEARDRVLDLLRERGHLADPTQPEWTI